One genomic segment of Rivularia sp. PCC 7116 includes these proteins:
- a CDS encoding NAD(+) kinase translates to MELKQVIIAYKARDPQSKRWAEICASQLEHRKCHVLMGPSGPKDNPYPVFLASATQQIDLAIVLGGDGTVLTGARHLAQAGVPILAVNVGGHLGFLTESVEEFQDTESVWDRLLEDRYAVQRRMMLQAAVYEGQGSDLEPITENYLALNEMCIKPASADRMITSILEMEIDNEVVDQYQGDGLVISTPTGSTGYTVSANGPIMHDGMEAITITPICPMSLSSRPIVLPPGSVVSVWPLGDFDLSTKLWTDGVLATSIWPGHRIDVRMADYRSKFIILRENYSYYQVLREKLLWAGTRVRYNSKHSAN, encoded by the coding sequence GTGGAGCTTAAGCAAGTAATTATTGCCTACAAGGCACGAGACCCCCAAAGCAAACGCTGGGCTGAAATCTGTGCTAGCCAGTTAGAACATCGTAAATGCCATGTACTGATGGGCCCTAGCGGTCCGAAGGATAATCCATATCCAGTTTTTTTAGCATCGGCAACCCAACAAATTGACTTAGCTATAGTGCTTGGTGGTGATGGTACGGTTCTAACTGGTGCAAGACATTTAGCCCAGGCTGGGGTTCCTATTTTGGCCGTGAATGTAGGAGGTCATTTAGGATTTTTAACTGAATCGGTAGAAGAGTTTCAGGATACCGAATCGGTTTGGGACAGACTTTTAGAAGACCGTTATGCCGTACAGCGACGGATGATGTTGCAAGCAGCAGTTTATGAGGGACAGGGTTCTGATTTGGAACCAATAACCGAAAACTATCTTGCTTTGAACGAAATGTGTATAAAACCCGCTTCCGCAGACCGGATGATAACGTCAATTTTGGAAATGGAAATTGATAATGAGGTCGTCGATCAATATCAGGGAGATGGGTTAGTTATTTCTACCCCTACCGGTTCTACTGGCTATACTGTTTCAGCAAACGGTCCGATAATGCACGATGGAATGGAAGCCATTACTATAACTCCCATTTGTCCCATGAGTCTTTCGAGTCGCCCAATTGTATTACCTCCGGGTTCGGTGGTTAGTGTTTGGCCTTTAGGAGATTTTGATTTAAGTACTAAATTGTGGACTGATGGTGTTTTAGCAACTTCCATATGGCCTGGGCATCGTATAGATGTACGTATGGCGGATTATCGTTCTAAGTTTATTATTTTACGAGAAAATTATTCGTACTATCAGGTTTTGCGCGAAAAACTGCTTTGGGCTGGCACCAGAGTTAGGTATAACAGCAAACATAGTGCTAATTAA
- the nuoK gene encoding NADH-quinone oxidoreductase subunit NuoK, which produces MQLQYFLLLAAALFCIGIYGIVTSRNAVRVLMSIELLLNSVNLNLMAFSNYLDSTLIKGQVFAVFVITVAAAEAAVGLAIVLAIYRNRDTVDMEQFNLLKW; this is translated from the coding sequence ATGCAACTTCAGTACTTTTTATTACTAGCTGCTGCTTTATTTTGTATCGGCATTTATGGAATTGTCACCAGCCGTAATGCGGTACGGGTGCTAATGTCAATTGAATTGCTGCTAAATTCGGTGAATTTGAATTTAATGGCTTTTTCTAATTATTTAGATTCAACATTAATTAAAGGTCAGGTTTTCGCCGTATTTGTTATTACTGTAGCGGCAGCCGAGGCAGCAGTAGGCTTAGCAATTGTATTAGCAATATATCGCAATCGCGATACTGTAGATATGGAACAGTTTAATCTCCTTAAGTGGTAG
- a CDS encoding NADH-quinone oxidoreductase subunit J has protein sequence MDLAGGIQIVSFAILAAMMIGAALGVVLFNNIVHSAFMLAGLFVSIAGLYLLLNADFVAAAQLLVYVGAINVLILFAIMLVNKQENFVPLPNAWVRKALTGLVSLGLFALLSTMVLATPWSISTATPVTNSIVVIGEHFFTDFLLPFELASILLLMAMVGAIILARREYLPPQETSDQMPQTVLELPERPRELVSAVGEDK, from the coding sequence GTGGATTTAGCGGGTGGAATACAGATAGTTTCGTTTGCCATACTGGCAGCGATGATGATTGGAGCAGCCCTAGGAGTTGTACTATTTAACAACATAGTTCACTCTGCTTTTATGCTGGCTGGCCTATTTGTTAGTATTGCAGGATTGTACTTATTACTGAATGCTGACTTTGTCGCGGCAGCCCAATTACTAGTTTATGTTGGAGCGATTAATGTATTGATTTTGTTTGCCATTATGTTGGTAAACAAGCAAGAAAATTTTGTACCTTTGCCAAATGCTTGGGTAAGGAAAGCATTAACAGGATTAGTAAGTTTAGGATTGTTTGCACTTCTAAGTACAATGGTTCTAGCTACACCTTGGAGCATTTCTACAGCAACTCCTGTTACAAACTCTATAGTTGTAATTGGCGAGCATTTCTTTACTGACTTTTTGTTACCTTTTGAATTAGCTTCCATTTTATTATTAATGGCGATGGTAGGGGCAATTATATTAGCGCGTCGCGAATATTTACCTCCTCAAGAAACTTCAGACCAGATGCCACAAACTGTTTTAGAATTGCCAGAACGTCCAAGAGAATTGGTATCGGCAGTCGGTGAAGACAAATAA